The Pyricularia oryzae 70-15 chromosome 5, whole genome shotgun sequence genome includes a region encoding these proteins:
- a CDS encoding amine oxidase — MPPSPTHRVPRKKVAVVGSGSAGIAALWALNRTHHDVYLYEAAGRLGGHTNTVPFHHGKYTTLVDTGFIVMNTATYPNFINFLKKIGVPTAVTEMSFGISRDHGLFEWAGTSLGAIFCQLRNVFSWRMWRMIFDIVRFNQLALDLLRYEEGHDTNSKKRIDLDESIGHYLEREGYSDAFRDDYLIPMTACVWSTSPDKCLLEFPAITLVRFLWNHHLLSTISKRPDWLTIPDGSKAYVDAVMKGFPPNHLFLNTPVKSLSNDADGRVRLHLEGGKSEVYDHVILATHGDQAYSIIQDSATPQERQIMSCFETSANTAFLHSDLSLMPVSRKAWSSWNFLTLSNRDTGRSNTDQVSLTYNMNILQHIPRDIFGDVLVTLNPLHDPDPKTVQGRFEYRHPLYTPAAVRAQGMLDRIQNKRGISYAGAWTKYGFHEDGFSSGLKVATEHLGANLPFQFKDSTFSRGKKPRLGLKNLFIRMGIHWLQIWLDALGWLGRLVFGTPVPAYRMNGNGMTNGRKANGVNGVNGHHGMNGTKERLA; from the exons ATGCCGCCGTCACCTACTCACCGCGTCCCTAGAAAAAAggtcgccgtcgtcggcagCGGCTCGGCCGGAATAGCCGCGCTGTGGGCACTGAATCGCACGCATCATGATGTCTATCTCTACGAAGCCGCCGGACGGCTAGGCGGCCATACGAACACTGTTCCTTTTCATCATGGAAAGTACACCACGCTGGTTGACACGGGGTTCATTGTCATGAACACGGCTACTTACC ccaattttatcaACTTCCTCAAGAAGATTGGAGTTCCAACTGCGGTGACTGAAATGTCATTTGGAATCTCGCGTGACCACGGCCTTTTCGAATGGGCTGGCACGAGCCTCGGGGCCATCTTTTGCCAGTTGAGGAATGTTTTCTCGTGGCGCATGTGGCGCATGATATTCGATATCGTGCGCTTCAACCAGCTTGCTCTCGATCTCCTGCGGTACGAGGAGGGCCACGACACGAACTCAAAGAAGAGAATTGACTTGGATGAATCGATCGGCCATTACCTTGaacgtgaagggtactcggACGCATTTCGCGATGATTACCTTATTCCAATGACGGCATGTGTGTGGAGCACAAGCCCAGATAAGTGTTTACTTGAGTTCCCAGCCATCACACTCGTCCGATTTCT CTGGAACCATCACCTACTGTCAACAATCTCTAAAAGGCCTGACTGGCTGACTATCCCGGATGGCTCCAAGGCGTACGTAGATGCCGTCATGAAGGGGTTCCCTCCTAATCACCTGTTCCTGAACACGCCTGTAAAGTCGCTTTCAAATGACGCGGATGGTCGTGTCCGTTTGCATCTCGAAGGTGGCAAGTCCGAGGTGTACGATCATGTGATTTTGGCCACCCACGGCGACCAGGCTTATTCGATAATTCAAGATTCTGCCACACCTCAGGAGAGACAAATCATGTCGTGCTTTGAGACCTCGGCAAACACGGCTTTTCTGCATTCGGATCTTTCCCTGATGCCAGTCTCGAGGAAGGCCTGGTCGAGCTGGAACTTTTTGACCTTGTCGAACCGCGATACCGGTCGGAGCAACACTGACCAGGTAAGCTTGACATATAACATGAACATCCTGCAGCACATCCCGCGGGACATATTCGGAGATGTGCTTGTAACGTTGAACCCACTGCACGACCCGGACCCCAAGACTGTGCAGGGGCGGTTTGAGTACAGACACCCCCTGTATACACCCGCCGCCGTGAGGGCACAGGGAATGTTGGACAGGATACAGAATAAGAGGGGTATCAGCTACGCCGGTGCATGGACAAAGTACGGATTCCACGAAGACGGCTTCAGCAGCGGGTTGAAGGTCGCGACGGAGCACCTAGGCGCCAATTTACCGTTCCAGTTTAAAGATTCTACATTCAGCCGAGGAAAGAAGCCGAGGCTAGGTCTTAAGAACCTGTTTATCAGGATGGGCATACACTGGCTGCAGATTTGGCTTGACGCTCTGGGTTGGCTTGGGAGGTTGGT
- a CDS encoding vesicle transport V-SNARE protein vti1 produces the protein MSNPLDAEPGTELFASYEAELKLVQADLSQKLDSIPDLTGEPRKAALSQASRALEEADELLGQMRLEKQKNIPSSSRARVNQRFRNYETDVDAVRRRLDALASDRSALFGGRYQDNPSGSGGASASDVQLEQREQLLRGTDRLDRSSRRLKDSHALALETEAIGASTLRDLAHQRSQIQHTTEVLVQSEGYVDRSVKTLRGMARRMATNRIITIAIITVLVMLILAVIVSKFR, from the exons ATGTCCAACCCCCTCGACGCCGAACCGGGCACGGAGCTCTTCGCCTCGTACGAGGCGGAGCTGAAGCTCGTGCAGGCCGACTTGTCCCAGAAGCTCGACTCGATCCCGGACCTTACGGGTGAGCCGCGCAAGGCCGCCCTCTCCCAAGCGAGCCGGGCGCTCGAGGAGGCCGACGAACTGCTCGGCCAGATGCGGCTGGAGAAGCAGAAGAACATTCCCTCTAGCTCGCGCGCGCGCGTGAACCAGCGCTTCCGCAACTACGAGACGGACGTCGACGCCGTGCGGCGCCGACTTGACGCCCTGGCCAGCGACCGGTCCGCGCTGTTTGgcggccggtaccaggaCAACCCGTCGGGGAGCGGCGGCGCGTCGGCGTCGGACGTGCAGCTGGAGCAGAGGGAGCAGCTGCTCCGGGGCACGGATCGGCTGGaccgcagcagcaggcggttgaaggacagccacgcCCTCGCGCTAGAGACCGAGGCCATCGGGGCGTCGACCCTGCGCGATCTCGCACACCAGCGCTCCCAGATCCAGCACACCACCGAGGTCCTCGTCCAGAGCGAGGGCTACGTCGACAGGAGCGTCAAGACCCTTAGGGGAATGGCGCGTAG GATGGCTACCAACCGGATAATAACCATTGCCATCATCACCGTCTTGGTTATGCTCATTCTCGCCGTCATTGTTAGCAAGTTCAGGTAG
- a CDS encoding pre-rRNA processing protein Rrp12 produces the protein MATLAEKLDKIRAPNLESQRATRVVLAAIDETLKEQKQEPTAAGYFAVLLSLLGRAASGESIAEDRAISLVYLLDVVAPFVAQPLLRAKFTTIFTQIAPALARQDAPAPLLRPSIGCLETLLLAQDSASWNMTVTQISPRRAVAGLLNLALDHRPKIRKRAQDGLRTVLKNPPPSPSLDHPAADMCAEFVMTSLKEKTAASRSEKKGAQSAHDPDLIHALQLTRSIASACGGWPSKKIEPLCELLLGIARSGNDHLTMAVFDVFEMIFEGMADEVARAKMPRLLEIITELHPSANDTQLLPPWIAILSRAYDVSAQMEPTETFQALPEVFASTAQYLDSHSENIRTSASECLVSFLANCIPSEVILEPSIYDEKVLEKLAKTVEGLLSVKYQAAWPQTFTVIGAMFDSLRWRTNPLLVNVVKVVGDLRSSDAFLGKKEADELLGKAIRAMGPEAVLGALPLNLARPSKDQPGRVWLLPLLRDYTTNTDLAHFRKELVPLSELMFQKVLDNGDAEKTMAIKIYETVVQQIWSCLPGYCDLPLDLQESFDNAFAEQLSNLLYQQVELRLDVCRALRTLVESNQAIASVEGPDDLLLQSRLSQAQAKKNLEYLGNTAGNFLAVLFNVYSQTLPQTRGPILQTINAYLSITPAKELEETFDRLCKMLATELEEAAGKPVGQKAQESGDKVPSATHTFMDLVVTMSIYLPRTSFTALFNMASIVIFKNEDPQLQKKAYKLIPRLAESPIGQEALKQRHQELQTLLLSSAEKVSAPARRERLAAISALLPFVPTTSLHFIPSIVPEVIIACKEHNERARNTAFDLLIQIGQIMVAEKGAAIDNSKVAHMPDDAPPATASIEEFFTMLGAGLASHTPHVMSASVTAITRVLFEFHTEVSQETLDDVVKTVELFLTSNNRELVKSILGFVKVCITSLPVDMMMPRLPSLIPCIMTASHEHKGHFRSKVKHIMERLVRRFGFDTVNKYTPEADKKLITGIRKTKERSKKKKEAAKENGEDADDGAHGKRRNQFESQYDEALFDSDEEDSGSDDSDDDMARGRGKGGKTYIVEDEDEPLDLLGRSALAKISSTKPLKMRKAGKTKAKTDMDGKLILGRDDDNDMMETEDPAEAEGGGVDAYVAALKGKDAPKKGLRGKLKWSNKKGRDDEDDEMDDGEEEVAVALKGKRDAGRGRGGGGGRGRGGRPDRGGRGGKGGIAAGRRGLGEGKQRGPAAAGVGKRSPGKGRR, from the exons ATGGCGACTCTTGCGGAGAAACTGGACAAGATCCGGGCTCCGAATCTCGAGAGTCAACGAGCG ACTCGGGTTGTTCTCGCAGCCATAGACGAAACTCTcaaagaacaaaaacaagAGCCGACAGCTGCTGGCTACTTTGCTGTTCTCCTCAGCCTTCTTGGCCGTGCAGCCTCGGGGGAGAGCATCGCCGAAGACCGCGCCATCTCTCTCGTCTACCTCCTCGACGTTGTTGCACCATTTGTCGCGCAGCCTCTCCTCCGCGCAAAATTCACCACCATTTTCACACAAATCGCCCCGGCGCTCGCCCGTCAAGATGCGCCGGCTCCACTCCTCCGGCCGTCGATCGGCTGCCTCGAGACCCTGTTGCTAGCCCAGGACTCTGCGTCATGGAACATGACGGTCACGCAGATCAGCCCGCGAAGGGCGGTGGCTGGGCTGCTGAACCTCGCGCTGGACCACCGGCCAAAGATCCGGAAGCGTGCGCAGGACGGCCTGCGAACCGTACTCAAGAACCCACCCCCGAGTCCATCACTCGATCACCCGGCGGCAGACATGTGTGCCGAGTTTGTCATGACGAGCCTGAAGGAAAAGACGGCAGCATCGCGGAGCGAGAAGAAGGGAGCACAGTCTGCGCACGACCCGGATCTGATCCATGCGCTGCAACTCACTAGGTCGATTGCGTCTGCCTGTGGTGGTTGGCCCAGCAAGAAGATCGAGCCCCTGTGCGAGTTGCTGCTGGGAATTGCCAGGAGCGGAAACGACCACCTGACCATGGCTGTCTTTGACGTCTTCGAGATGATATTCGAGGGAATGGCGGACGAGGTTGCGCGAGCCAAGATGCCGCGACTCTTGGAGATCATTACTGAGCTGCACCCGTCGGCTAACGACACCCAGCTGCTGCCCCCGTGGATTGCAATCCTCTCCAGAGCCTACGATGTGTCTGCGCAGATGGAGCCAACTGAGACCTTCCAGGCTCTCCCCGAGGTTTTCGCTTCTACTGCGCAGTACCTGGACTCGCATTCGGAGAACATCCGGACTTCAGCATCCGAATGCTTGGTCTCATTCTTGGCGAACTGCATTCCGTCCGAAGTCATTCTGGAGCCATCGATATACGACGAAAAGGTTCTGGAAAAACTGGCCAAGACAGTGGAGGGCCTTCTCAGCGTCAAATACCAAGCAGCATGGCCTCAAACGTTCACTGTGATCGGAGCTATGTTCGACTCGCTTAGGTGGAGGACTAACCCGCTTCTCGTCAATGTCGTCAAAGTTGTTGGCGACCTTCGAAGCAGCGATGCCTTCCTGGGCAAGAAGGAGGCCGACGAGCTGTTGGGCAAGGCCATCAGGGCCATGGGTCCGGAAGCCGTTCTGGGTGCGCTGCCCCTGAATCTCGCCCGGCCAAGCAAGGACCAGCCTGGTCGCGTCTGGCTGCTCCCCCTCCTGCGTGACTACACAACAAACACAGATCTTGCACACTTCAGGAAAGAGCTCGTTCCCCTTTCGGAGCTCATGTTCCAAAAGGTCCTGGACAACGGCGACGCCGAGAAGACAATGGCTATCAAGATCTACGAGACTGTGGTCCAGCAGATATGGTCATGTTTGCCCGGATACTGTGATCTGCCCCTGGATCTGCAAGAGTCTTTTGACAATGCGTTTGCTGAGCAGCTTTCCAACCTCCTCTACCAACAGGTCGAGCTTCGACTTGACGTGTGCCGAGCTCTGAGGACGCTGGTTGAGTCCAACCAGGCTATAGCATCGGTCGAAGGCCCTGATGATTTGCTGCTTCAGAGCCGCTTGTCGCAAGCCCAGGCCAAGAAGAATCTCGAGTACCTCGGAAACACCGCGGGCAATTTCCTCGCCGTGCTGTTCAACGTCTACAGCCAAACATTACCACAAACCCGTGGACCGATCCTTCAGACCATCAACGCATATCTCAGCATCACACCCGCAAAGGAGTTGGAAGAAACATTCGACCGCCTGTGCAAGATGCTTGCCACCGAGCTGGAGGAGGCTGCCGGCAAGCCAGTTGGGCAAAAGGCCCAAGAAAGCGGGGACAAGGTGCCATCAGCGACACACACCTTTATGGATCTCGTCGTGACCATGTCGATTTACCTTCCCCGGACCAGTTTTACGGCCTTGTTCAACATGGCCTCTATAGTCATCTTCAAGAATGAAGACCCACAGCTGCAGAAGAAGGCCTACAAGCTGATCCCACGACTCGCTGAGTCCCCGATTGGTCAAGAGGCACTCAAGCAACGTCACCAGGAGCTCCAGACTCTTTTGTTATCCAGTGCGGAGAAGGTCTCGGCTCCAGCAAGGCGTGAGAGACTGGCTGCGATCAGCGCCCTCCTGCCTTTCGTTCCCACCACTTCATTACATTTTATTCCGTCCATAGTACCTGAGGTCATCATTGCATGCAAGGAGCACAACGAACGTGCAAGGAATACTGCATTCGACTTGCTTATCCAAATCGGGCAGATTATGGTGGCAGAGAAGGGTGCGGCGATCGATAACAGCAAGGTTGCGCACATGCCAGACGACGCACCACCTGCCACGGCCAGCATTGAGGAGTTCTTCACCATGCTGGGCGCCGGATTGGCAAGTCATACTCCGCATGTCATGTCGGCCTCCGTAACTGCCATCACGCGAGTTCTGTTCGAGTTCCACACCGAGGTCAGCCAGGAAACACTCGATGATGTTGTCAAGACTGTCGAGCTGTTTCTCACGTCAAACAACCGGGAGCTGGTGAAGAGCATCTTGGGATTCGTCAAGGTGTGCATCACTAGCTTGCCCGTGGACATGATGATGCCCCGCCTTCCTTCGCTCATCCCCTGCATTATGACGGCAAGCCACGAGCACAAAGGTCACTTCCGGTCCAAGGTCAAGCACATCATGGAGAGGCTGGTCAGGAGATTTGGATTCGACACTGTCAACAAGTATACCCCCGAGGCAGACAAGAAGCTCATCACGGGCATCAGGAAGACCAAGGAGAggagcaagaagaagaaggaggctGCCAAGGAGAACGGTGAAGACGCCGATGATGGTGCACACGGCAAGAGGAGAAACCAGTTCGAGAGCCAGTACGACGAAGCGTTGTTCGACAGTGACGAGGAGGATAGCGGTTCGGATGACTCGGATGATGACATGGCTCGTGGTCGCGGCAAGGGCGGCAAGACCTACATCgttgaggacgaggacgagccgCTTGACCTGCTTGGCCGCAGCGCGTTGGCCAAGATATCATCCACGAAGCCGCTCAAGATGCGCAAGGCTGGCAAGACAAAAGCCAAGACCGACATGGACGGCAAGCTGATCCTGGGCCGGGATGACGATAACGACATGATGGAGACCGAGGATCCAGCAGAGGCTGAGGGTGGCGGCGTGGACGCCTACGTAGCTGCGCTCAAGGGCAAGGATGCGCCCAAGAAGGGTCTCAGGGGCAAGCTGAAGTGGAGCAACAAGAAGGGCCGTGATGATGAAGACGATGAGATGGATGATGGTGAGGAGGAGGTTGCCGTAGCGCTCAAGGGCAAGAGGGATGCCGGCAGGGGTAGGGGAGGCGGTGGTGGCCGTGGTCGTGGCGGCAGGCCCGATCGCGGCGGAAGGGGTGGAAAGGGTGGCATTGCGGCTGGGCGAAGAGGCCTCGGCGAGGGCAAGCAGCGCGGACCAGCAGCTGCTGGTGTTGGTAAGCGAAGCCCTGGAAAAGGAAGAAGGTAG
- a CDS encoding vesicular-fusion protein SEC17: MAEDPRALLQKADKALASASGGFSFFGGKEEKLQTAADYYIQAANAFKMQKSEREAGQTFEKAAQIQNGKLNEPDDAANTYVDAFKAYRKSSPEDAARCVEMAIAQYCRKGNFRRAATFKENVGEMFEVEVGDLKKAMEAYEAAAGWYEGDGAAVLSNKLWLKVADIAALDADYYKAIEAYEKVSQASINNNLMKYSVKDYFLKGGLCHLATKDMVSARRALEKYTEMDPTFPSTREYKLLADICESVEGNDREKFEDDLVAFDRMTKLDKWKTTILLRIKEQIEEADNEFA; encoded by the exons ATGGCCGAGGACCCCCGCGCGCTTCTGCAAAAG GCAGACAAAGCGCTAGCTAGCGCCTCGGGCGGCTTCAGTTTCTTTGGCGGCAAGGAGGAGAAGCTGCAGACAGCGGCCGACTACTACATCCAGGCGGCGAATGCGTTCAAGATGCAAAAGTCTG AAAGGGAAGCCGGTCAGACCTTTGAGAAGGCGGCGCAGATCCAAAACGGCAAGCTGAACGAGCCGGACGACGCGGCCAACACGTACGTCGATGCCttcaaagcctaccgcaAGTCGAGCCCCGAGGATGCTGCCAGGTGTGTCGAGATGGCGATCGCACAGTACTGCAGGAAGGGCAACTTCAGGCGGGCGGCGACCTTCAAGGAGAACGTGGGTGAGATGTTTGAGGTCGAGGTCGGAGATCTCAAGAAGGCTATGGAAGCGTATGAGGCTGCCGCTGGATGGTATGAGGGTGACGGAGCTGCTGT CCTGTCAAACAAGCTCTGGCTCAAGGTGGCCGACATCGCGGCGCTGGACGCCGACTACTACAAGGCGATCGAGGCGTACGAAAAGGTGTCGCAGGCATCCATCAACAACAACCTGATGAAGTACTCTGTCAAGGACTACTTCCTCAAGGGTGGGCTGTGCCACCTGGCCACCAAGGACATGGTCTCGGCGCGCAGGGCGCTGGAAAAGTACACCGAGATGGACCCGACCTTCCCTAGCACGCGGGAGTACAAGCTCCTGGCCGACATTTGCGAGAGCGTCGAGGGCAACGACAGGGAGAAGTTCGAGGACGACCTGGTTGCGTTTGACCGCATGACCAAGCTGGACAAGTGGAAGACCACGATATTGCTGCGGATCAAGGAGCAGATCGAGGAGGCGGATAATGAGTTTGCTTGA
- a CDS encoding transmembrane and coiled-coil domain-containing protein 4, translated as MEVTRPSYVATATAASASKGNKGSKGKKGNKGNRGTIIPESNIVSTTVPGVPLDDNQIDCPAKDYDNESYEPNSDTITIETPSPVSVTQPPPVEEESAKMPPGKRPPPPKRDTEVGELLTLPQRNELVALITTITDAMRDNVTRSFDFPPIILAGDADGPNAKALNYLPPIFDMMGLKIDSMGNARPSPRSRHKRNQDAAKLAPLLHNGTNPLTPTLEGLKRDTLANIRRWQSGVTKRVSELVVARTGPGGNPHPSAPNALAKTAFKGAPSMAKAGAGPGVMRPIKQSNGMYSMRLIQSLSCFRRLTDLDSQSSTTTDADAVLLQLYAPAVTALSTLPMPKRRLILHSMLMLLLSLDTYTAYSRTLMLYLATSLQVPPHMLGGDEVRVANGLSRLASEICIEDLQIPKRGDEKKDMRRMRSETTNGGLLPPLAAAGFGSAQGGGASISPATTNGLLGPMAYNNMVVGTLFGIYGTRGAGKMVESYTKDVSDFAFLPLYPTSEPEFRGAREVGVDNRRLRAVFCVNGWVTQMKGLTETWEVFGSQGEVYGLRWEADSLVDMGKALVTVARSKAWSEAKRDFAARRSSSTGSTAFQMLSNATVYATLGNKTWLEQWPPSLLKLSKIVDNIWGTCMVRADKTGSVLAEALMSRVQGERGVTLVGYSLGARVIYNCLMTLVERRMLGIVENVVIMGAPVSSDSRVWSVLRSAVSGRLINVYSENDYMLAFLVRHGCVQFGIAGLQCIDKQNGVENVNASALITNHLRYQYLVGTILKNLGWEDIDGAVVVAKEEELRVLEDRIDYDKRMQRYNDELAAKKREETAAKDAAMAKENGATMPSTTPKKKQPATRIPGSKKRKRN; from the coding sequence ATGGAAGTAACGAGGCCCAGCTACGTAGCAACCGCAACAGCGGCTTCTGCTAGCAAGGGCAACAAGGGCAGCAAGGGCAAAAAGGGTAACAAGGGCAACAGAGGCACCATAATTCCAGAGTCCAACATCGTCTCAACCACCGTGCCTGGTGTCCCCCTCGACGACAATCAAATCGACTGTCCAGCCAAGGACTATGATAACGAGTCGTACGAGCCGAATTCGGACACTATCACCATCGAAACCCCTTCTCCTGTGTCCGTTACCCAACCCCCGCCCGTAGAGGAGGAGTCTGCCAAGATGCCTCCTGGGAAGAGACCTCCTCCGCCAAAGAGGGACACGGAGGTCGGTGAGCTTCTGACTCTGCCACAGAGGAATGAGCTCGTGGCCCTGATCACAACCATAACGGATGCCATGAGGGACAACGTTACTCGGAGTTTCGACTTCCCCCCCATAATCCTCGCTGGAGACGCAGATGGCCCCAATGCCAAGGCCTTGAACTATCTCCCTCCTATTTTCGACATGATGGGTCTCAAGATTGATAGCATGGGCAATGCTCGCCCATCACCTCGAAGCCGTCACAAACGCAACCAGGATGCTGCTAAGCTCGCACCTCTTCTGCATAACGGAACGAACCCCCTCACTCCAACCCTTGAGGGCCTCAAGAGAGATACCCTCGCCAACATTCGTCGTTGGCAATCCGGTGTCACCAAGCGAGTATCTGAGCTCGTTGTTGCGCGGACAGGGCCCGGCGGCAACCCTCATCCCAGCGCCCCCAACGCCCTGGCAAAAACCGCCTTTAAGGGTGCCCCTAGCATGGCCAAGGCGGGCGCAGGGCCAGGAGTTATGAGGCCTATTAAGCAGTCCAATGGCATGTATTCAATGAGGCTCATCCAGTCACTTTCGTGCTTCAGAAGACTAACAGACCTAGATTCGCAATCCTCCACAACCACAGATGCGGACGCTGTACTCCTACAGCTTTACGCTCCGGCAGTTACCGCCCTCTCGACTCTGCCAATGCCCAAGAGACGCTTGATCCTTCACTCAATGCTGATGCTTCTGCTGTCTCTCGACACCTATACGGCTTATTCGAGAACCCTGATGCTTTACCTTGCCACATCTTTGCAGGTCCCTCCTCATATGCTTGGTGGAGACGAGGTACGTGTTGCCAACGGGCTGTCCCGCCTTGCTTCTGAGATCTGCATTGAGGATCTACAGATTCCCAAGAGGGGGGATGAAAAGAAGGACATGCGGCGAATGCGGTCAGAGACTACGAATGGCGGTCTGCTTCCGCCGCTCGCAGCCGCTGGCTTCGGTTCGGCCCAAGGCGGTGGTGCCAGCATCAGCCCTGCCACTACGAACGGACTACTCGGGCCCATGGCTTATAACAACATGGTGGTCGGCACCCTCTTCGGTATTTACGGGACCCGAGGCGCCGGCAAGATGGTCGAGTCCTACACCAAGGACGTGTCAGATTTTGCATTTTTGCCCCTCTACCCAACTTCAGAACCCGAATTCAGGGGTGCGCGAGAGGTCGGTGTCGACAATCGCAGGCTGCGAGCCGTCTTCTGCGTAAATGGATGGGTGACGCAGATGAAGGGACTTACAGAGACATGGGAAGTATTTGGCTCGCAAGGTGAAGTCTATGGACTGCGGTGGGAAGCTGATTCGCTCGTCGACATGGGCAAGGCGCTGGTGACAGTGGCACGCAGCAAGGCCTGGTCGGAAGCAAAACGTGATTTTGCTGCTCGTCGGAGTAGTTCCACTGGCTCAACGGCTTTTCAGATGCTGAGCAACGCCACAGTGTACGCCACCCTCGGCAACAAGACCTGGCTAGAGCAATGGCCACCTTCTCTGCTCAAGCTCAGTAAGATCGTCGACAACATCTGGGGCACTTGCATGGTGAGGGCAGATAAAACAGGCTCAGTGCTCGCAGAGGCTCTCATGAGCCGCGTTCAAGGCGAACGCGGTGTCACTCTCGTTGGGTACAGTCTCGGAGCACGGGTCATCTACAACTGCCTGATGACGTTGGTGGAGCGACGCATGCTAGGAATCGTCGAGAACGTCGTTATAATGGGCGCACCAGTCTCATCGGATAGTCGAGTATGGTCTGTTCTCAGAAGTGCCGTTTCGGGCCGCTTGATCAACGTCTACTCTGAGAACGACTACATGCTGGCCTTCTTGGTCCGACACGGATGCGTCCAGTTCGGCATAGCCGGCCTACAATGCATCGACAAGCAGAACGGCGTGGAGAACGTCAACGCCAGCGCTCTGATCACCAATCATCTGCGGTACCAGTATCTAGTCGGCACCATCCTCAAGAACTTAGGCTGGGAAGACATTGATGGAGCAGTTGTCGTGGCCAAGGAAGAGGAGCTGAGAGTTCTGGAGGACCGTATCGACTATGATAAGCGGATGCAGAGGTACAACGATGAGCTCGCCGCCAAGAAGAGGGAGGAGACTGCAGCCAAGGATGCTGCAATGGCCAAGGAGAACGGTGCAACGATGCCTTCAACCacacccaaaaagaaacagcCGGCGACTCGAATTCCAGGTTccaagaagaggaagaggaacTAG